The following are from one region of the Variovorax sp. V213 genome:
- a CDS encoding transglutaminaseTgpA domain-containing protein encodes MNKFMREISALPRDARDTLFLLIVIALIVLPQAENLPWWCTAITAMVLVYRGTLAIEARPLPGKWARVGLLVLTLAATYATHRTLLGRDAGVTLVVILLALKTLELRARRDAFVLFFLGFFAMLTNFFYSQSLMTAVTMLLALLGLLTALVNAHMPVGKPPLMLAARTASWMALLGAPIMLALFLLFPRFAPLWGTPADAMAGRTGLSNTMRVGTIAKLALDDRIAARIKFENDRVPPQSQLYFRGPVLAQFDGREWTALPSWSRGAPTSANLRTSGQPVRYEITLEPSHRPWLLTLDAAQSAPEVPGFEVLGTPDLQWLANRPISDLVRYRAESHTQFASGPTRQTAALRPYLALPPGSNPRTAALATEMRAQPGLANADTQAFVRAALQRLRTGGYTYTLEPGFYGNDTADEFWFDRKEGFCEHIASAFVVLMRGLGVPARIVTGYQGGELNSVDNYWVLRQSDAHAWAEVWQEGVGWMRVDPTGAVSPGRVGQFQRLVPQPGLFAGAIGAMSPTLAQNVRAAWEAVNNSWNQWVLNYTQSRQLNLLKSIGFEAPSLEDLAYVLLYLLVGASLAGAGWALWERSQHDPWLRLLAQARTRLAKAGLKVPETAPPRQMAAQAEARFGPAAQAVRDWLLKLEAQRYAEASPASLAALRSEFRRLNWPAPNPRR; translated from the coding sequence ATGAACAAGTTCATGCGCGAGATCTCGGCGCTGCCAAGGGACGCCAGGGACACCCTCTTCCTGCTGATCGTCATCGCGCTCATCGTGCTTCCACAGGCCGAGAACCTGCCCTGGTGGTGTACCGCCATCACCGCGATGGTCCTGGTGTACCGCGGCACGCTGGCCATCGAGGCCCGTCCGCTGCCGGGCAAGTGGGCACGCGTGGGCCTGCTGGTCCTGACGTTGGCCGCCACCTACGCCACGCACCGTACGCTGCTGGGCCGCGACGCCGGCGTCACACTGGTCGTGATCCTGCTGGCCCTCAAGACGCTGGAGCTGCGCGCCCGCAGGGACGCCTTCGTGCTGTTCTTCCTGGGCTTCTTCGCGATGCTCACGAACTTCTTCTATTCGCAATCGCTGATGACCGCGGTCACCATGCTGCTTGCGCTGCTGGGCCTGCTCACCGCGCTGGTCAATGCGCACATGCCGGTGGGCAAGCCGCCGCTGATGCTGGCGGCGCGCACCGCCAGCTGGATGGCTTTGCTGGGCGCGCCGATCATGCTCGCGCTGTTCCTGCTGTTCCCGCGCTTCGCGCCGCTGTGGGGCACGCCCGCGGACGCCATGGCGGGCCGCACCGGCTTGTCGAACACCATGCGCGTGGGCACCATCGCCAAACTGGCGCTGGACGACCGCATTGCGGCGCGCATCAAGTTCGAGAACGACCGCGTGCCGCCGCAGAGCCAGCTTTATTTCCGCGGCCCGGTGCTCGCGCAGTTCGACGGGCGCGAGTGGACGGCGCTGCCGAGCTGGTCGCGCGGCGCGCCGACATCAGCCAACCTGCGCACCAGCGGCCAGCCGGTGCGCTACGAGATCACGCTCGAGCCCAGCCATCGGCCCTGGCTGCTCACGCTCGATGCGGCGCAAAGTGCACCCGAGGTACCTGGGTTCGAAGTGCTGGGCACGCCGGACCTGCAGTGGCTCGCGAACCGCCCCATCTCCGACCTGGTGCGCTACCGCGCCGAAAGCCATACGCAGTTTGCGAGCGGCCCGACACGGCAGACGGCCGCGCTGCGCCCGTACCTTGCGCTGCCGCCCGGATCGAACCCGCGCACCGCCGCGCTTGCCACGGAGATGCGCGCCCAGCCCGGTCTGGCCAATGCCGATACGCAGGCCTTCGTTCGCGCGGCGTTGCAGCGGCTGCGCACCGGCGGCTACACCTACACGCTGGAGCCGGGTTTCTACGGCAACGACACGGCCGACGAGTTCTGGTTCGACCGCAAGGAAGGCTTCTGCGAGCACATCGCCTCGGCCTTCGTGGTGCTGATGCGCGGGCTGGGCGTTCCGGCGCGCATCGTGACCGGCTACCAGGGCGGCGAACTCAACAGCGTCGACAACTACTGGGTGCTGCGCCAGAGCGATGCGCACGCCTGGGCCGAGGTCTGGCAGGAAGGCGTGGGCTGGATGCGCGTCGATCCCACCGGCGCGGTGTCGCCGGGGCGCGTCGGCCAGTTTCAGCGGCTCGTGCCGCAGCCGGGCCTCTTTGCCGGCGCCATCGGCGCGATGAGCCCGACGCTGGCGCAAAACGTGCGCGCCGCGTGGGAAGCCGTGAACAACAGCTGGAACCAGTGGGTACTCAACTACACCCAGAGCCGCCAACTCAACCTGCTCAAGAGCATCGGCTTCGAAGCGCCGAGCCTCGAAGACCTCGCCTATGTGCTGCTCTACCTGCTGGTGGGCGCAAGCCTGGCCGGCGCGGGATGGGCCTTGTGGGAACGCAGCCAGCACGACCCGTGGCTGCGACTGCTGGCCCAGGCACGCACGCGCCTCGCCAAGGCCGGCCTGAAGGTGCCGGAAACAGCACCGCCGCGCCAGATGGCCGCGCAGGCCGAAGC
- a CDS encoding DUF58 domain-containing protein, which yields MIASLRSRIDGWFLSRRPPSDTLELTQRNVYIVPTRAGWLLGATLLVLLIASINYQLNLGYLLTFLLAGSVAVGMHVCHATLRGLAMHLTPPEPHYAGAAAVFRVVLHNTRRSVRYGIGMAVRGSGQWAWTDVPAEGSATVEIAFQPERRGLHPVPPLTAETRFPLGTFRVWTVWRPAAQMLVYPTPEAHPPPLPPGEPLSGPAATSAALRAQAAGEYDGLRAYRRGDPLKLVVWKKAARAQATGSEDLVSRDTQQTQREELWLDAQAANVADTEARLSRLCAWVLMADRLGVDYGIRVAARVVQPSQGEAHRRACLEALALC from the coding sequence ATGATCGCGTCGCTACGCTCGCGCATCGACGGCTGGTTTCTGTCGCGCCGGCCGCCTTCGGACACGCTGGAGCTCACGCAGCGCAACGTCTACATCGTGCCCACGCGCGCTGGCTGGCTGCTGGGCGCCACCCTGCTGGTGCTCCTGATCGCATCGATCAACTACCAGCTCAACCTCGGCTATCTGCTGACCTTCCTGCTCGCGGGCAGCGTGGCCGTGGGCATGCATGTGTGCCACGCCACGCTGCGCGGCCTGGCCATGCACCTGACGCCGCCCGAGCCGCATTACGCAGGCGCCGCCGCCGTCTTTCGCGTGGTGCTGCACAACACGCGGCGCAGCGTGCGCTACGGCATCGGCATGGCGGTGCGCGGCAGCGGCCAATGGGCCTGGACCGACGTGCCGGCCGAAGGCAGCGCAACCGTCGAGATCGCCTTCCAGCCCGAAAGGCGCGGGCTCCACCCGGTGCCGCCGCTCACGGCCGAAACCCGTTTTCCGCTCGGAACCTTCCGCGTCTGGACGGTGTGGCGGCCCGCCGCGCAGATGCTGGTCTATCCAACGCCCGAGGCGCATCCGCCGCCGCTGCCGCCCGGCGAGCCCCTGTCGGGCCCGGCGGCCACGTCGGCCGCGCTGCGCGCCCAGGCCGCTGGGGAATACGACGGCCTGCGGGCCTATCGCCGCGGCGACCCGCTCAAGCTCGTGGTCTGGAAAAAAGCGGCCCGCGCGCAAGCCACCGGGTCGGAAGACCTGGTGAGCCGTGACACGCAGCAGACCCAGCGCGAGGAGTTGTGGCTCGACGCGCAGGCAGCCAACGTCGCCGACACCGAGGCACGTCTTTCGAGGCTCTGCGCCTGGGTGCTGATGGCGGACCGGCTGGGCGTGGACTACGGTATCCGCGTGGCCGCACGGGTGGTGCAGCCGTCGCAGGGCGAGGCGCACCGCAGAGCCTGCCTGGAAGCGCTGGCCTTATGTTGA
- a CDS encoding AAA family ATPase, producing MDVAAKLATLLSQLNTVIVGKEPQVRDCVACLLAGGHLLIEDVPGVGKTTLAHALSHTFGLQFSRVQFTADLMPGDLSGVAIYDRGQQAFVFHPGPIFAQVLLADEINRASPKTQSALLEAMEEKQVTIEGETRPLPTPFFVIATQNPQDQLGTFALPESQLDRFLMRISLGYPDRAAERELLAGADRREMLATLPAMLTAGELTALQQRVQQVHAAEPLLNYVQDLIAATRSGRWFLQGLSPRAGIAVLRAAKAQALLANRSYVAPDDVQSILPQTIAHRLTPVGDAGRGAVEQVRAMIADVPLP from the coding sequence ATGGACGTCGCTGCGAAGCTTGCCACTTTGCTGAGTCAGCTTAACACGGTGATCGTGGGCAAGGAGCCCCAGGTGCGCGACTGCGTGGCATGCCTGCTCGCGGGCGGGCACCTCTTGATCGAGGATGTGCCCGGGGTCGGCAAAACCACCCTCGCCCATGCGCTGTCGCACACTTTCGGCCTCCAGTTCTCGCGCGTGCAGTTCACGGCCGACCTGATGCCGGGCGACCTGTCGGGCGTGGCGATCTACGACCGCGGCCAGCAGGCCTTCGTATTCCACCCCGGCCCGATCTTCGCGCAGGTGCTGCTGGCGGACGAGATCAACCGCGCCAGCCCCAAGACGCAGAGCGCGCTGCTCGAGGCGATGGAAGAGAAGCAGGTCACCATCGAGGGCGAAACGCGGCCGCTGCCCACGCCCTTCTTCGTGATTGCCACCCAGAACCCGCAGGACCAGCTCGGCACCTTTGCCCTGCCGGAGTCGCAGCTCGACCGGTTCCTCATGCGCATCTCGCTGGGCTACCCCGACCGCGCCGCGGAGCGCGAACTGCTCGCGGGCGCCGACCGCCGCGAAATGCTGGCCACCCTGCCCGCCATGCTGACCGCGGGCGAACTGACGGCGTTGCAGCAGCGCGTGCAGCAGGTGCATGCCGCCGAACCGCTGCTGAACTACGTGCAGGACCTGATCGCCGCCACGCGTTCCGGCCGGTGGTTTTTGCAGGGTCTCTCGCCGCGGGCCGGCATTGCCGTGCTGCGCGCCGCCAAGGCGCAGGCGCTGCTGGCCAACCGCAGCTACGTCGCGCCCGACGACGTGCAGTCGATATTGCCGCAGACCATTGCGCACCGTCTCACCCCCGTGGGCGATGCGGGCCGGGGCGCCGTGGAGCAGGTGCGCGCGATGATCGCGGACGTGCCGTTGCCGTAA
- a CDS encoding histone deacetylase family protein gives MGKTGYFTHRDCWKHDMGRGHPECPERLDAIEDRLLLTGVGDALEHRDVPLATLSQITRAHSEAHLEYLEELHQRLVADEPAGGPTHAQLDPDTILTRFTLLAARRAAGAAIAATDAVMAGEIENAFCSVRPPGHHACREQAMGFCFLNNVAIAARHALEVHGLERVAIVDFDVHHGNGTENILSGDPRVLMVGFFQHPFYPYSGTEHPASNMLNLPIPAYTRGMDVRELIEAMWMPRLEEFAPEMIFVSAGFDAHREDDLGQLGLTENDFAWITSRIQDVARRHARGRIVSMLEGGYNLDALARSVEAHIRVLADL, from the coding sequence ATGGGCAAGACCGGGTACTTCACACATCGCGACTGCTGGAAGCACGACATGGGACGGGGCCACCCCGAATGTCCCGAGCGGCTGGATGCCATCGAAGACAGGCTGCTGCTCACCGGCGTGGGCGATGCCCTCGAACACCGGGACGTGCCGCTGGCCACACTTTCGCAGATCACGCGGGCGCACAGCGAGGCGCACCTCGAATACCTCGAAGAGCTTCACCAGCGCCTGGTGGCCGACGAGCCGGCTGGCGGCCCCACCCATGCGCAGCTCGACCCCGACACCATCCTGACTCGATTCACGCTGCTGGCCGCGCGCCGCGCCGCCGGCGCCGCCATTGCCGCCACCGATGCGGTCATGGCGGGCGAGATCGAGAACGCGTTCTGCTCGGTGCGGCCGCCCGGGCACCATGCCTGCCGAGAGCAGGCCATGGGCTTTTGCTTTCTCAACAACGTGGCCATCGCGGCGCGGCATGCGCTCGAGGTGCATGGCCTGGAGCGCGTGGCCATTGTCGATTTCGACGTGCATCATGGCAACGGCACCGAAAACATTCTTTCGGGCGATCCGCGCGTGCTGATGGTGGGTTTCTTCCAGCATCCGTTCTATCCGTACAGCGGCACCGAGCACCCGGCTTCGAACATGCTGAACCTGCCGATCCCGGCCTACACCCGGGGCATGGACGTGCGCGAGCTGATCGAGGCCATGTGGATGCCCCGGCTTGAGGAGTTCGCGCCGGAGATGATCTTCGTGAGCGCCGGTTTCGACGCCCACCGCGAGGACGACCTGGGCCAGCTCGGCCTCACCGAGAACGACTTTGCCTGGATCACCAGCCGCATACAGGACGTTGCCAGGCGCCATGCGCGCGGCCGCAT